A stretch of Gloeocapsa sp. DLM2.Bin57 DNA encodes these proteins:
- the rpsC gene encoding 30S ribosomal protein S3 — translation MGQKIHPIGFRLGYTKEHQSRWYANAKQYPELLEEDRDIREFIYQKFKKSGNYPGISLIKIERKADQIDLEIHTARPGVVVGKGGSGIEELRTSLQAKLGNQRQIRINVIEVTKVDADAVLIAEEIARQLERRVSFRRVVRQAIQRAQKAEVKGIKVSISGRLNGAEIARTEWVREGRVPLHTLRADIDYAYRTASTIYGILGIKVWIFKGEIIPGQEEFLNAINTAQPKRKKRRQQFEDRSQDNQE, via the coding sequence GTGGGACAAAAAATACATCCAATAGGTTTTCGTCTTGGCTATACCAAGGAACATCAATCCCGATGGTACGCCAATGCAAAACAATATCCAGAACTTCTAGAAGAAGATAGAGATATCAGGGAATTTATTTATCAAAAATTTAAAAAATCAGGTAATTATCCCGGCATTTCTTTAATTAAGATCGAACGCAAAGCCGATCAAATCGACCTAGAAATACATACAGCTCGCCCAGGTGTAGTTGTAGGTAAAGGAGGCTCAGGAATCGAAGAATTAAGAACCTCCCTCCAAGCCAAATTAGGTAATCAACGCCAAATTCGCATTAACGTCATCGAAGTCACCAAAGTTGACGCAGACGCCGTTTTAATCGCCGAAGAAATCGCTAGACAACTAGAGCGTCGTGTCTCCTTCCGTAGAGTGGTACGCCAAGCGATTCAAAGAGCCCAAAAAGCCGAAGTCAAAGGCATCAAAGTCTCCATCAGCGGTCGTCTCAATGGCGCAGAAATCGCCCGTACCGAATGGGTTAGAGAAGGCAGAGTGCCCCTTCATACCCTTAGAGCTGATATCGACTACGCCTATCGTACCGCATCCACCATCTACGGCATCCTAGGTATTAAAGTCTGGATCTTCAAAGGAGAAATTATTCCAGGACAAGAGGAGTTTTTAAACGCCATTAATACCGCACAACCCAAACGAAAAAAACGCCGTCAGCAGTTTGAAGATCGTTCTCAAGACAATCAAGAATAA
- a CDS encoding 50S ribosomal protein L23 — MIKSEVRDLPDLIVRPIVTEKAIRLLEQNKYVFDVVIKATKPEIKAAIEALFDVEITKINTHRPPRKKRRVGRFMGYKPHYKRAIVTLKEGDTIPLFPDV, encoded by the coding sequence ATGATTAAAAGTGAAGTTCGGGATTTACCCGATTTAATTGTTAGACCCATTGTGACGGAAAAAGCGATCCGACTGCTAGAACAAAATAAATACGTCTTTGACGTAGTCATTAAAGCAACTAAACCTGAGATTAAAGCAGCTATAGAAGCTTTGTTCGATGTGGAAATAACCAAAATTAACACCCATCGTCCACCGCGGAAAAAACGTCGCGTTGGTAGATTTATGGGATATAAACCACATTACAAGCGAGCTATAGTCACACTCAAAGAAGGGGATACCATTCCTCTATTCCCAGACGTTTAA
- a CDS encoding 30S ribosomal protein S17 → MAVKERVGTVVSNKMDKTVVVAVENRSPHPKYGKTIVKTRRFKAHDEENRCQEGDRVRILETRPLSKTKRWIVSEIINNPSS, encoded by the coding sequence ATGGCAGTCAAAGAAAGAGTAGGTACAGTAGTTAGCAACAAAATGGATAAAACCGTAGTCGTTGCCGTAGAAAACCGCTCACCCCATCCTAAATACGGGAAAACAATCGTTAAAACCCGTCGTTTCAAAGCCCACGACGAAGAAAATCGCTGTCAAGAAGGCGATCGCGTGCGCATACTCGAAACACGCCCCCTCAGTAAAACCAAACGTTGGATAGTTAGTGAAATTATCAACAACCCAAGCAGTTAA
- a CDS encoding 50S ribosomal protein L5, which yields MTTQLKEQYNTIIVPKLKEQFGYTNIHQIPKVSKVTVNRGLGEASQNSKALESSLKELAVITGQKPVVTRAKKAIAGFKIRQGMPVGVMVTLRSDKMYSFLERLINLALPRIRDFRGISPKSFDGHGNYSLGVKEQLIFPEIDYDSIDQIRGMDISIITTANTDEEGRALLAAMGMPFRNN from the coding sequence ATGACAACACAATTAAAGGAACAATATAACACCATTATTGTCCCCAAACTCAAAGAACAATTTGGTTACACCAATATCCACCAAATCCCCAAAGTCAGCAAGGTAACCGTTAATAGAGGTCTCGGCGAAGCATCCCAAAACTCTAAAGCCCTAGAATCCTCCCTCAAAGAATTAGCCGTAATCACAGGACAAAAACCCGTAGTGACAAGAGCTAAAAAAGCGATCGCCGGCTTCAAAATCCGTCAAGGAATGCCCGTAGGAGTCATGGTCACCCTCAGATCTGATAAAATGTACTCCTTCCTAGAACGTCTAATTAACCTAGCCTTACCACGTATTCGCGACTTTCGCGGTATCAGCCCCAAAAGCTTTGACGGACACGGTAACTATAGCCTAGGCGTCAAAGAACAACTCATCTTCCCCGAAATTGACTACGACAGCATTGACCAAATTCGGGGTATGGATATCTCCATCATTACCACAGCCAACACCGACGAAGAAGGTCGCGCCCTCCTCGCAGCCATGGGAATGCCCTTCCGTAATAACTAA
- a CDS encoding 30S ribosomal protein S19, whose product MGRSLKKGPYIDHKLMVKVEKLNEKNKKEVIKTWARACTIIPDMIGHTIAVHDGRKHVPVYVSEQMVGHKLGEFAPTRSFRSHAKSDKKAGRR is encoded by the coding sequence ATGGGTCGTTCCCTCAAAAAAGGTCCTTACATCGACCATAAGTTAATGGTCAAAGTTGAAAAACTCAACGAAAAAAACAAAAAAGAAGTTATTAAAACTTGGGCAAGAGCCTGTACAATCATCCCTGATATGATAGGTCATACTATTGCAGTACACGATGGACGTAAACACGTACCCGTATATGTGTCAGAACAAATGGTAGGACATAAATTGGGAGAATTTGCCCCAACACGTAGCTTCAGAAGTCATGCCAAAAGCGATAAAAAAGCAGGTCGAAGATAA
- a CDS encoding 50S ribosomal protein L18 — protein sequence MKLSRKQQTHRRHRRIRKKVQGTSDCPRLAVFRSNLHIYAQLIDDVDQHTLVAASTLESPIKEQFSYGSNCEASAAVGKLIAEKALAKGIEQVVFDRGGNLYHGRVRALAEAAREAGLQF from the coding sequence ATGAAACTATCTCGCAAACAACAAACTCATCGTCGTCATCGACGTATCCGCAAAAAAGTACAAGGAACTTCGGACTGCCCTCGTCTAGCTGTTTTTCGTTCCAACCTCCATATCTACGCTCAGCTGATCGACGATGTAGATCAACATACTCTAGTGGCAGCATCCACCCTAGAATCCCCCATCAAAGAGCAATTTTCCTACGGTAGCAATTGCGAAGCCTCCGCGGCAGTAGGTAAGTTAATCGCTGAAAAAGCTCTAGCTAAAGGTATTGAACAGGTCGTTTTTGACCGCGGTGGTAATCTCTATCATGGTCGCGTGCGTGCACTAGCTGAAGCTGCCCGCGAAGCAGGTTTACAATTCTAA
- a CDS encoding translation initiation factor IF-1 has product MAKKDLIEMEGTVTESLPNAMFRVDLDNGFNVLAHIAGKIRRNYIKILPGDRVKVELTPYDLTKGRITYRLRQK; this is encoded by the coding sequence ATGGCTAAAAAAGACCTCATCGAAATGGAAGGGACAGTAACCGAATCCCTACCTAACGCAATGTTTCGCGTAGATTTAGACAACGGTTTTAACGTACTCGCTCATATCGCAGGCAAAATTAGGCGTAACTATATCAAAATTTTACCAGGAGATAGAGTCAAAGTAGAATTAACTCCCTATGATTTAACCAAAGGGAGAATTACTTATCGTTTAAGACAAAAATAA
- a CDS encoding 30S ribosomal protein S11 codes for MARPSKKTGSKKTKKNIPNGVAHIQSTFNNTIVSISDANGEVISWASAGSSGFKGAKKGTPFAAQTAADNAAKRAMEQGMRQIEVMVSGPGAGRETAIRALQGSGLEITLIRDVTPIPHNGCRPPKRRRV; via the coding sequence ATGGCTCGACCAAGTAAAAAAACTGGAAGCAAAAAAACCAAAAAGAATATACCTAATGGTGTAGCTCATATCCAGTCAACATTTAATAATACAATCGTCAGTATCTCTGACGCCAACGGAGAAGTAATCTCTTGGGCATCAGCAGGATCTAGCGGCTTCAAAGGAGCAAAAAAAGGGACACCCTTTGCAGCTCAAACAGCAGCAGATAATGCCGCCAAAAGAGCGATGGAACAGGGAATGCGTCAAATAGAAGTAATGGTCAGTGGACCAGGAGCAGGTAGAGAAACAGCCATTAGGGCTTTACAAGGATCAGGGCTAGAAATAACCCTGATTAGAGACGTAACCCCAATACCCCATAATGGCTGTCGTCCACCCAAAAGACGAAGAGTCTAA
- a CDS encoding 50S ribosomal protein L15 produces MRLSDLAPKKGSKKRPRRLGRGIAAGQGASCGFGMRGQKSRSGSGTRPGFEGGQTPLYRRIPKLKHFPIINPRNYTIINVGKLAELPPNTLVNLDFLLCEGILTAKNGPLKVLGDGELNIPLQVQAVAFTAKAQEKITAAGGSCEVISRSQATIKSESVQETADGR; encoded by the coding sequence ATGCGCTTATCCGATTTAGCTCCTAAAAAAGGCTCGAAAAAACGCCCTCGTCGTCTAGGTAGAGGTATTGCCGCAGGACAAGGTGCTAGTTGTGGCTTCGGTATGCGAGGACAAAAATCCCGCTCAGGCTCGGGCACTAGACCAGGCTTTGAAGGTGGACAAACCCCCCTCTATCGCCGTATTCCTAAACTAAAACATTTCCCCATTATTAACCCTCGCAACTATACCATTATTAATGTGGGTAAATTAGCCGAGTTGCCCCCTAATACCCTGGTTAACCTCGACTTCCTCCTCTGTGAAGGTATCTTGACCGCTAAAAACGGCCCTCTTAAAGTACTTGGGGATGGAGAGTTAAATATACCTCTACAGGTTCAAGCTGTAGCTTTTACCGCTAAAGCTCAAGAGAAAATAACCGCAGCAGGCGGTAGTTGCGAAGTTATCTCCCGTTCTCAAGCTACAATTAAATCAGAATCTGTACAGGAAACTGCTGATGGTCGTTAG
- a CDS encoding 30S ribosomal protein S13: MARIAGIDLPRDKRVEIGLTYIYGIGLSRAQEILAATGVNPDTRVRDLADEDVTALRAYIEANYQIEGDLRRWEAMNIKRLGDIGTYRGRRHRQGLPVRGQRTRTNARTRRGRRLTVAGKKKAPGKK, translated from the coding sequence GTGGCAAGAATTGCAGGTATAGACCTACCGCGAGATAAGCGCGTAGAGATTGGCCTGACATATATCTATGGTATAGGGTTGTCCAGAGCACAAGAAATCCTAGCAGCAACTGGAGTCAACCCAGACACCAGAGTTAGAGATTTAGCAGACGAAGACGTAACCGCATTACGAGCCTATATAGAAGCTAACTATCAAATAGAAGGTGACCTGAGACGTTGGGAAGCAATGAATATCAAACGTCTAGGGGATATAGGCACATATAGAGGCAGACGTCATCGTCAAGGGTTACCAGTGCGAGGACAGAGAACACGTACCAACGCCAGAACCAGAAGAGGCAGACGCCTAACCGTAGCAGGTAAGAAAAAAGCCCCAGGTAAGAAATAA
- the rplB gene encoding 50S ribosomal protein L2 — translation MGIRSYRPYTPGRRQAISSDFSEITKTKPEKSLTKHKHNKKGRNNRGVITSRHRGGGHKRLYRVIDFRRDKRDIPAKVAAIEYDPNRNARIALLFYKDGEKRYIIAPLGLNVGQEVISGADVPFEIGNALPLEKIPLGTEIHNIELIPGRGGQIVRAAGASAQLVAKEGDYVTLKLPSKEVRMVRKECYATIGRVGNIEVRNLKLGKAGKTRHLGRRPHVRGSAMNPVDHPHGGGEGKAPIGRSGPVSPWGKPALGKKTRKKKKPSSSLIVRRRNPGKG, via the coding sequence ATGGGTATTCGTTCCTATAGACCATACACTCCGGGAAGACGTCAGGCGATCTCCTCTGATTTCTCGGAAATTACCAAAACAAAACCCGAAAAATCCCTTACTAAGCACAAACACAATAAAAAAGGGCGTAATAATCGCGGTGTGATTACATCTCGTCATCGTGGCGGAGGCCATAAACGTTTATATCGTGTTATTGACTTTCGTCGTGATAAAAGAGACATTCCCGCTAAAGTAGCAGCCATAGAATACGACCCCAATCGTAACGCTCGTATCGCTTTGTTATTCTATAAAGACGGCGAGAAACGTTATATCATCGCTCCTCTTGGCTTAAACGTAGGACAAGAAGTAATTTCAGGTGCTGATGTTCCCTTCGAGATTGGTAACGCTCTACCCCTAGAGAAAATACCCCTAGGTACAGAAATACACAATATCGAGCTAATCCCAGGGCGTGGAGGACAAATCGTACGTGCAGCTGGAGCATCAGCTCAATTAGTGGCCAAAGAAGGGGATTATGTCACCCTGAAACTGCCATCTAAAGAAGTAAGGATGGTCAGAAAAGAATGTTACGCCACCATTGGTAGAGTAGGTAACATTGAAGTAAGAAACCTCAAACTAGGTAAAGCAGGAAAAACCAGACACCTAGGACGTCGTCCTCATGTACGCGGTAGCGCTATGAATCCAGTAGATCACCCTCATGGTGGTGGAGAAGGTAAAGCACCTATCGGTAGAAGTGGACCTGTTTCACCTTGGGGTAAACCTGCTTTAGGTAAGAAAACTCGTAAGAAGAAAAAACCAAGTAGCTCCCTGATCGTGCGTCGTCGCAATCCAGGTAAAGGTTAA
- a CDS encoding 50S ribosomal protein L36 translates to MKVRPSVKKMCEKCRVIKRHGKVMVICTNPKHKQRQG, encoded by the coding sequence ATGAAAGTAAGACCATCAGTAAAAAAAATGTGTGAGAAGTGCCGTGTCATCAAAAGACACGGTAAAGTTATGGTGATTTGTACCAATCCGAAGCACAAACAGCGACAAGGATAA
- a CDS encoding adenylate kinase translates to MTNSGLIFLGPPGAGKGTQAAIIAEKFQIPHISTGEMLRQAIASGTSLGQKAQSYVDKGELVPDELLLDLIRDRLSQDDAQQGWILDGFPRNLPQAEFLDRLLKEISQTCDCVLNLQVSDEFLVSRLLSRGRKDDNEEIIRRRLKVYQEQTAPVIGYYQAKGNLYSVDGSPSLAEVTTSLAQVIEPFFVSHN, encoded by the coding sequence ATGACTAATTCGGGATTAATTTTTTTAGGACCACCAGGAGCAGGTAAAGGAACTCAAGCCGCTATTATAGCAGAAAAGTTCCAGATACCTCATATATCCACTGGGGAAATGTTAAGACAGGCGATCGCCTCGGGAACTAGTTTAGGTCAAAAAGCTCAAAGTTATGTAGATAAGGGAGAATTGGTCCCCGATGAATTACTACTAGACTTAATCCGCGATCGCCTCTCACAAGATGACGCTCAACAAGGTTGGATTTTAGATGGTTTTCCTCGTAATCTCCCTCAAGCTGAGTTTTTAGACCGATTATTAAAGGAAATATCCCAAACTTGTGATTGTGTCCTCAATCTTCAAGTTAGTGACGAATTCTTAGTAAGCCGTCTTCTGTCTAGAGGTAGAAAAGATGATAACGAAGAAATCATCAGACGTCGTTTAAAGGTTTATCAAGAACAAACAGCTCCAGTCATCGGTTATTATCAAGCTAAAGGCAATCTTTACAGCGTAGATGGTAGTCCAAGCTTAGCAGAAGTTACAACTTCCCTAGCACAAGTAATTGAACCTTTTTTTGTATCCCATAATTAA
- a CDS encoding 50S ribosomal protein L22 yields MTKAQLGIETKAIARFVRMSPHKVRRVLDQIRGRSYAEALIILEFMPYKACEPIRKVLRSAAANAENNNGLEPSTLIVSQAYADGGPSLKRFRPRAQGRAYQIRKPTCHITVAVAPVLTEA; encoded by the coding sequence ATGACTAAAGCACAACTAGGAATAGAAACCAAAGCGATCGCCCGCTTCGTGAGAATGTCACCTCATAAAGTAAGGCGAGTCTTAGACCAAATTCGAGGACGTAGTTACGCAGAAGCTCTAATTATCCTCGAATTCATGCCCTATAAAGCTTGCGAACCAATTCGTAAAGTGCTGCGCTCAGCAGCTGCTAACGCAGAAAATAACAACGGCTTAGAACCATCAACCCTAATCGTATCCCAAGCATACGCCGACGGAGGACCAAGCTTAAAACGCTTCCGCCCTCGCGCCCAAGGAAGAGCCTACCAAATTCGTAAGCCAACTTGTCATATAACCGTCGCTGTTGCTCCTGTACTAACAGAAGCATAG
- a CDS encoding 50S ribosomal protein L6 has product MSRIGKRPIPLPNKVTVAINGQHISVKGAKGSLERVIPSGVKVEQQEDNTLKVTPENDSRTSRERHGLVRTLVANMVEGVSTGFQKRLQIQGVGYRAQSQGSQLTLNVGYSKPVEMTMPEGIKVAVEEKNTEIVIDGIDKELVGNVAAKIRAVRPPEVYKGKGIRYKGEFVRRKAGKTGKK; this is encoded by the coding sequence ATGTCCCGTATCGGTAAACGTCCCATCCCTCTACCTAACAAGGTAACAGTGGCAATTAACGGACAACATATCAGCGTCAAAGGAGCAAAAGGCTCTCTAGAAAGAGTCATACCCTCAGGTGTTAAAGTCGAACAACAAGAAGATAATACCCTTAAAGTCACTCCCGAAAACGATTCCCGCACCTCTCGCGAACGTCACGGCTTAGTACGTACCCTTGTGGCTAACATGGTAGAAGGCGTATCTACTGGCTTTCAAAAACGTTTACAAATTCAAGGGGTAGGTTATCGTGCTCAATCTCAAGGCAGTCAACTAACCCTTAACGTTGGCTACAGCAAACCAGTAGAAATGACCATGCCCGAAGGCATTAAAGTAGCCGTAGAAGAAAAAAATACAGAAATAGTCATTGACGGCATCGACAAAGAATTAGTAGGCAACGTAGCCGCTAAAATCCGCGCCGTACGTCCACCTGAAGTATATAAAGGTAAAGGTATTCGCTACAAAGGTGAATTTGTCAGACGTAAAGCAGGTAAAACTGGTAAGAAATAA
- the secY gene encoding preprotein translocase subunit SecY, with protein MVVSRDKNPTAQETFMQMAQAAGLRGRLLITIGLLILVRFGIFIPIPGIDRVKFADAVENVPGLGFLDIFTGGGLSALGIFALGILPYINASIIIQLLTGAIKPLEDLQKNEGEVGRRKIAQITRYVALFWCIAQTTALTVSLLNPYALNPGPWFIIETVIALTAGSMFVMWISEVITERGIGNGASLLIFVNIVAILPTTLGQTIQFAQKGGQETIAQVVLLLLVFLVMIVGIVFIQEGTRRIPIISAKRQVGKRLYRERTSYLPLRLNQSGVMPIIFASALLILPSFLAGFAPTEGPGAQIFQQFLNFMRPGSITATVVYLALIIFFSYFYTSLITNPADISQNLKKMGSSIPGIRPGKATTAYIEGIVNRLTLLGALFLGIVATVPTLVENLTGVTTFRGFGATSLLILVGVAIDTAKQIQTYVISQRYEGMVKD; from the coding sequence ATGGTCGTTAGTCGAGATAAAAATCCTACCGCTCAAGAAACTTTTATGCAAATGGCTCAAGCCGCAGGCTTGCGTGGCCGTTTGCTGATTACAATTGGTTTACTTATTTTAGTCCGCTTCGGCATCTTTATTCCTATACCAGGAATCGATCGCGTTAAATTCGCTGATGCTGTTGAAAATGTACCAGGTTTGGGCTTCTTGGATATCTTTACCGGTGGTGGTCTCTCTGCTTTAGGTATTTTTGCTCTGGGTATTCTTCCCTATATCAATGCCTCCATTATTATTCAATTACTCACCGGTGCTATTAAACCTCTCGAAGATCTCCAAAAAAACGAGGGAGAAGTAGGCAGACGGAAAATAGCTCAAATTACTCGTTATGTTGCTCTATTTTGGTGCATAGCTCAAACTACGGCTCTAACCGTCAGTCTCCTTAACCCCTATGCCCTTAATCCTGGTCCATGGTTTATCATCGAAACAGTGATCGCCCTAACCGCAGGCTCGATGTTTGTTATGTGGATCTCAGAAGTGATTACTGAAAGAGGTATCGGTAATGGCGCTTCTCTACTAATTTTTGTCAACATCGTCGCTATTTTACCTACTACTCTAGGACAAACTATCCAATTTGCCCAAAAAGGTGGTCAGGAAACTATCGCTCAAGTGGTACTTCTCCTCCTCGTCTTTTTGGTGATGATTGTCGGTATCGTCTTTATTCAAGAAGGTACTCGTCGTATTCCGATTATTTCGGCTAAACGACAGGTAGGTAAAAGGTTATACAGGGAAAGAACTAGTTATCTTCCTTTGCGTCTGAATCAAAGCGGTGTAATGCCGATTATTTTTGCCTCGGCTTTGTTGATTTTACCTAGCTTTTTGGCAGGTTTTGCCCCAACAGAAGGTCCTGGTGCTCAAATATTCCAACAATTCCTCAATTTTATGCGACCTGGTAGCATAACAGCAACTGTAGTCTATTTAGCTTTGATTATCTTCTTTAGCTATTTTTACACCTCCTTGATTACTAATCCCGCTGATATCTCCCAAAATCTTAAAAAAATGGGAAGTAGTATTCCAGGGATACGCCCAGGAAAAGCCACTACCGCTTATATCGAAGGTATAGTTAATCGCTTGACTCTCTTAGGTGCTCTCTTTTTGGGTATCGTTGCTACTGTACCTACTTTGGTAGAAAATCTCACAGGAGTTACTACTTTTCGAGGATTTGGTGCTACATCTCTACTCATTCTAGTTGGTGTGGCAATCGATACCGCTAAACAAATCCAAACTTACGTGATTTCTCAACGTTATGAGGGTATGGTCAAAGACTAA
- a CDS encoding 30S ribosomal protein S8 → MATNDTISDMLTRIRNATLVKQSTTCVPTTRMTRSIAQVLKEEGFINDYEEAGEGIKKHLVISLRYIKKTGKPTIRKIKRVSKPGLRVYSNRKEMPRVLGGIGIAIISTSNGIMTDREARRQGIGGEVLCYVW, encoded by the coding sequence ATGGCAACCAACGACACTATCTCGGATATGTTAACCCGTATTCGTAATGCTACCTTAGTCAAACAATCAACCACCTGCGTACCTACGACCAGAATGACTCGTAGTATCGCTCAAGTACTCAAAGAAGAAGGTTTCATTAACGACTACGAAGAAGCAGGAGAAGGCATCAAAAAACACCTAGTCATCTCCCTCCGCTACATCAAAAAAACAGGTAAACCCACCATCAGAAAAATTAAGCGCGTCAGTAAACCCGGACTACGAGTTTATAGCAACCGCAAAGAAATGCCTAGAGTTCTTGGCGGCATCGGTATCGCCATTATCTCCACTTCTAACGGCATCATGACAGACAGAGAAGCACGACGTCAAGGTATTGGCGGTGAAGTGCTCTGTTATGTTTGGTAA
- a CDS encoding 50S ribosomal protein L14, with protein MIQQQSYLNVADNSGARKLMCLRVLSTGNTTYGGIGDVIIAVVKDALPNMAVKKSDVVRAVIVRTKQSLRRDSGMSIRFDDNAAVIINADGNPRGTRVFGPVARELRDKNFTKIISLAPEVL; from the coding sequence ATGATTCAACAACAATCCTATCTCAATGTAGCCGATAACAGTGGCGCTCGTAAACTCATGTGTCTGAGGGTACTAAGTACAGGTAACACCACCTATGGTGGTATCGGTGATGTAATTATCGCCGTTGTCAAAGACGCCCTCCCCAACATGGCAGTTAAAAAATCCGACGTAGTTAGAGCCGTAATCGTACGTACCAAACAATCCCTACGCAGGGACAGTGGTATGAGTATTCGCTTTGACGATAACGCAGCAGTAATTATCAACGCCGACGGGAACCCCCGTGGTACTCGCGTTTTTGGACCTGTAGCCAGAGAACTACGGGATAAAAACTTTACCAAAATCATCTCTCTCGCTCCAGAGGTGCTCTAA
- a CDS encoding 50S ribosomal protein L16: MLSPRRTKYRKQQRGRMKGLAYRGSTINFGEFALQAIEPCWITSRQIEAARRAMTRYIRRGGKIWIRIFPDKPVTMRAAETRMGSGKGSPEYWVAVVKPGRILFEIGGVSEPVAAEAMRLAAQKLPIKVKFISREQEEG, from the coding sequence ATGTTAAGCCCAAGAAGAACAAAATACCGCAAACAGCAACGCGGACGCATGAAAGGTTTGGCTTACAGAGGAAGCACAATTAACTTCGGAGAGTTCGCCCTCCAAGCAATCGAACCCTGTTGGATTACCTCTCGTCAAATCGAGGCAGCACGTCGTGCTATGACTCGCTACATTAGAAGAGGTGGTAAAATCTGGATTCGGATTTTCCCAGATAAACCAGTCACCATGCGAGCAGCAGAAACTCGTATGGGTTCAGGGAAAGGCTCACCAGAATACTGGGTAGCAGTAGTTAAACCAGGTCGGATACTCTTTGAAATAGGTGGAGTATCTGAACCCGTCGCCGCCGAAGCTATGCGTCTAGCAGCCCAAAAACTCCCCATCAAAGTTAAATTTATCTCTCGTGAACAGGAGGAAGGCTAA
- a CDS encoding 50S ribosomal protein L24, with product MPKKTQPRFQKMHVKKGDTVQVISGKDKGKVGEIVQAFPQTSTVIVKGVNIRTKHVKPRQEGESGQITTYEAPIHSCKVMLYSQKEKVASRISYTFTEDGRKVRKLKKTGEIID from the coding sequence ATGCCCAAAAAAACACAACCAAGATTCCAAAAAATGCACGTCAAAAAAGGCGATACAGTACAGGTAATCTCAGGGAAAGATAAAGGCAAAGTAGGCGAAATAGTCCAAGCCTTCCCCCAAACTAGTACCGTAATCGTTAAAGGGGTTAACATCAGAACAAAACACGTTAAACCTAGACAAGAAGGAGAATCAGGACAAATTACCACCTATGAAGCCCCAATTCATAGCTGTAAGGTAATGCTCTACTCCCAAAAAGAAAAAGTAGCTAGCCGTATCTCCTATACCTTCACCGAAGACGGACGTAAAGTCCGTAAACTCAAAAAAACAGGCGAAATCATCGACTAA
- a CDS encoding 50S ribosomal protein L29, producing MALSKIADVRKMSDAEVAEAIVQVKRELFNLRLEQATGRLEKTHLFKHKRHYLGQLLTIERERQLNINTSVAEQ from the coding sequence ATGGCACTATCAAAAATAGCCGACGTCAGGAAAATGTCAGATGCAGAAGTAGCCGAAGCTATAGTTCAAGTTAAACGAGAATTATTTAATCTGCGTCTAGAACAAGCAACAGGACGTTTAGAAAAAACCCACCTGTTTAAACATAAGCGTCACTATCTCGGTCAACTATTGACTATAGAAAGAGAACGCCAACTTAATATCAATACCTCTGTAGCAGAACAATAA
- the rpsE gene encoding 30S ribosomal protein S5, translated as MPKGRSKTGKKEKEVTLQERVIQIRRVSKVVKGGKKLSFRAVVVVGNEKGQVGVGVGKASDVIGAVRKGVADGRKQLIEVPLTKNDSITHISQGISGGAKVLIRPAAPGTGVIAGGAVRTVLELAGVKNILAKQLGSNNPLNNARAAIDALEQIRTFGEVAQERGIPIQQIYS; from the coding sequence ATGCCCAAGGGTCGCAGTAAAACAGGTAAAAAAGAAAAAGAAGTCACTCTACAAGAACGCGTTATTCAAATTCGCCGCGTCAGTAAAGTGGTTAAAGGTGGTAAAAAATTAAGCTTCCGCGCCGTTGTCGTGGTTGGTAACGAAAAAGGTCAAGTAGGCGTCGGTGTCGGTAAGGCTAGCGATGTCATCGGCGCAGTTCGTAAAGGCGTTGCTGATGGTCGTAAACAGTTAATCGAAGTACCCTTGACTAAAAATGACTCCATTACCCACATTTCTCAAGGGATATCAGGTGGAGCTAAAGTACTTATCCGCCCTGCAGCTCCAGGGACTGGGGTAATCGCAGGTGGCGCAGTCAGAACAGTCCTAGAATTGGCAGGTGTTAAAAATATCCTCGCTAAACAACTAGGCTCTAATAACCCACTTAATAACGCTAGAGCAGCGATCGACGCTCTCGAACAAATTCGTACTTTTGGTGAAGTGGCTCAAGAAAGAGGCATTCCTATCCAACAAATCTACTCATAG